From Spartobacteria bacterium, a single genomic window includes:
- a CDS encoding transposase, with product MRRKRIKRDSLAYYHCMTRVVGRQMLLGDAEKEYMRKLIRKVEGFTGVRVLTYALMTNHIHLLLEEPDRSTDVSDDLLLERMRALYSDVEMAEIEARWDDWITQGNVLAVEEDRMRYRVRMHDISEFMKTLKHRFSFWYNRMHDRKGTLWSERFKSVLVEGGDVLCTVAAYIEMNPVRAGLSSDPASYRFCGLGDAVDGSVMARDGIESVLVQKGRVFGRDVTCRWNDLLVRYFEEILLYTNVGGAFELSSVHHMLHRCRHFTDGQVIGCKMFVENFFAEHREYFGPHRKEGRRKVKGGWGDVYSIRDVSRF from the coding sequence ATGAGAAGGAAACGGATAAAAAGGGATTCATTGGCTTATTACCATTGTATGACACGTGTCGTTGGGCGTCAGATGCTGCTTGGTGATGCTGAAAAAGAGTATATGAGAAAACTGATACGCAAGGTCGAGGGATTTACTGGGGTGCGGGTGCTGACTTATGCGCTTATGACGAATCATATTCATTTGCTGCTGGAGGAGCCGGATCGCTCGACGGATGTATCGGACGATTTGCTTTTGGAACGTATGAGGGCATTGTATTCAGATGTGGAAATGGCTGAGATTGAAGCTCGGTGGGATGATTGGATCACGCAGGGAAATGTTTTGGCAGTAGAGGAGGATCGCATGCGTTATCGGGTGCGCATGCATGATATCAGTGAGTTTATGAAGACGCTGAAGCATCGTTTTTCATTTTGGTATAATCGGATGCATGACCGAAAAGGGACATTGTGGTCGGAGCGGTTTAAGAGCGTTTTAGTGGAGGGTGGCGATGTCTTATGCACTGTGGCGGCGTACATTGAAATGAATCCTGTTCGCGCCGGTTTGTCGTCAGATCCTGCGAGCTATCGCTTTTGTGGACTAGGAGATGCCGTGGACGGATCGGTGATGGCGAGGGATGGCATTGAGTCGGTATTGGTTCAGAAGGGACGGGTTTTTGGCCGGGATGTCACATGTCGCTGGAATGACCTTTTGGTTCGGTATTTCGAGGAAATATTGTTATACACCAACGTGGGTGGTGCATTTGAATTGTCTTCGGTACACCATATGTTGCATCGCTGTCGGCATTTTACAGATGGTCAGGTCATAGGATGTAAAATGTTTGTTGAGAATTTTTTCGCGGAGCATCGGGAGTATTTTGGACCACACCGGAAGGAAGGCCGCCGCAAGGTGAAAGGGGGGTGGGGTGATGTATATTCTATTCGTGATGTAAGTCGTTTTTAA
- a CDS encoding beta-galactosidase, translating into MYLGVDYYPEQWDASMMDADLQLMKAAGVNIVRLGEFAWHLMEPEEGLYDFSFFDQVIEKLRPLGIQVMFGTPTATFPAWLVKKYPDLVKKDEQLQRMAFGGRRQYCFNSRIYWEYTQHIVEKLVTHYKDEPLIISWQIDNELGHESSDMCYCEKCHAAFQEFLQKKYKTIDALNKRWGTVFWGQNYNDFDEIPLPTKTVTTHNPSLKLDYARFRSVSLTRYGQFQIDLVRKLKGSHQSVTTNLPGNFFSKYFDHEELVKDLDFASYDNYPVWGGLREPIPGYANAACLDFVRGLKDRNFWIVEELIGAQGHDDIGYLPRPGQAKMWAYQAFAHGCDNMLFFRWRGMTRGAEQFCYGVLDHDNIPRRKYEELKAVFDEMAPYENVVKSPVHADVAVMYDRDNVWSWMMQKQSSMFDFDTELLRFYRAFYDYNVNMDVVPVSRPFSSYRVVVLPVLQLVDHTVQQKAEAFVKQGGMLILSFRTGLKDRDNNMRLGEVLPGLFTELAGINVAEIEPLQAGLDVAIHGVGSKAGIISRCYVWREIIDCQSAEPLYVYDDPFFHGRACVTKNAYGKGTVYYVGGGIDADALQDLAMEIITDSSLDYRESDAQLEVIKRTVDGQTYLFCMNHTEDICHFDGIAFRPYESRVIKL; encoded by the coding sequence ATGTATTTAGGCGTAGATTACTATCCGGAACAGTGGGATGCATCCATGATGGATGCGGATCTTCAGCTGATGAAAGCTGCCGGAGTGAATATTGTTCGGTTGGGCGAATTTGCTTGGCACCTCATGGAACCAGAAGAAGGGCTGTATGATTTTTCATTCTTTGATCAGGTGATCGAAAAGTTACGTCCTTTGGGTATTCAGGTGATGTTTGGGACGCCTACTGCCACATTTCCTGCTTGGCTCGTAAAGAAATATCCTGATCTGGTTAAAAAAGATGAACAGTTACAGCGTATGGCTTTCGGCGGTCGCCGCCAATACTGTTTTAATAGCCGTATCTACTGGGAGTATACACAGCATATTGTCGAGAAACTGGTTACACACTACAAAGATGAACCACTGATCATCAGTTGGCAGATTGATAATGAGTTGGGACACGAATCCAGCGATATGTGCTACTGCGAAAAATGCCATGCGGCGTTTCAGGAATTTCTTCAGAAAAAGTACAAAACGATTGATGCTCTGAACAAACGATGGGGTACTGTTTTCTGGGGGCAGAACTATAATGATTTTGATGAGATACCGCTGCCTACGAAAACTGTGACAACGCACAATCCGTCGCTAAAATTGGACTATGCGCGGTTCAGATCGGTTTCACTTACGCGTTATGGACAGTTCCAGATTGATTTGGTTCGAAAGCTGAAAGGAAGTCATCAGAGTGTGACAACCAATCTGCCGGGTAATTTTTTCAGCAAGTATTTTGACCATGAAGAACTCGTTAAAGATCTCGATTTTGCATCCTATGACAATTATCCCGTTTGGGGTGGTTTGCGTGAACCGATTCCAGGTTACGCCAATGCGGCCTGCCTCGATTTTGTTCGCGGGCTGAAAGATCGGAACTTCTGGATCGTCGAAGAGTTGATTGGTGCACAGGGACACGATGATATCGGTTATCTACCACGTCCAGGTCAGGCAAAAATGTGGGCCTATCAGGCCTTTGCCCATGGATGTGATAACATGCTCTTTTTCCGCTGGCGGGGAATGACTCGCGGGGCGGAGCAGTTTTGCTACGGTGTGCTGGATCACGATAATATTCCAAGAAGAAAATATGAAGAGTTAAAAGCGGTATTTGATGAAATGGCACCCTATGAAAATGTAGTAAAAAGTCCTGTGCATGCTGATGTAGCGGTTATGTATGATCGCGATAATGTATGGTCGTGGATGATGCAGAAACAGAGTTCTATGTTTGATTTTGACACCGAATTGCTTCGGTTTTATCGCGCCTTTTATGATTACAATGTGAATATGGACGTCGTGCCGGTTTCAAGGCCTTTTTCATCCTATCGTGTGGTGGTGCTTCCGGTGCTGCAATTGGTGGATCATACGGTGCAGCAGAAGGCAGAAGCCTTTGTAAAACAGGGTGGGATGCTGATTCTTTCATTTCGAACGGGCCTCAAAGATCGCGATAATAATATGCGTTTGGGCGAAGTGCTTCCGGGGCTGTTTACAGAATTAGCGGGCATTAATGTTGCGGAAATCGAACCGCTTCAGGCTGGTTTGGATGTAGCCATTCATGGCGTGGGTTCCAAAGCTGGGATCATATCGCGTTGTTACGTTTGGCGCGAAATTATTGATTGCCAGAGTGCTGAACCGCTGTACGTGTACGATGACCCGTTTTTTCATGGACGTGCGTGCGTGACAAAAAATGCATATGGCAAAGGTACCGTGTATTATGTCGGTGGTGGTATCGATGCGGATGCCTTGCAGGATCTTGCTATGGAAATCATCACAGATTCTTCACTTGATTATCGGGAAAGCGATGCGCAGCTAGAAGTGATAAAGCGCACTGTCGATGGCCAAACTTACCTCTTTTGCATGAATCACACCGAGGATATTTGTCATTTCGACGGGATCGCTTTTAGACCTTATGAAAGTAGAGTAATCAAATTGTAG
- the mglC gene encoding galactose/methyl galactoside ABC transporter permease MglC, producing the protein MATAKKKSKDMKKIIMENGLYIVLFVLIMIVIIQEPSFLSIRNFKNILTQSSVRVIIALGVAGLIVTQGTDLSAGRQVGMAAVVSATLLQSVDNVNKVFPNLGEVPVFVVILIVMAIGAIYGLVNGIIIAKFNVTPFIATLGTMIIIYGINSLYYDFVGASPIGGFDERFSNFAQGAVHLGSFEIPYLIIYAFISIVIVWILWNKTTYGKNLFAVGGNPEAAKVSGVNVMRNLLIVYTLSGVFYAFGGFLEAARVGSATNNLGFMYELDAIAACVVGGVSFSGGVGTVPGVVTGVIIFTVINYGLTYIGVSPYWQFIIKGLIIIIAVALDTLKYLKKK; encoded by the coding sequence ATGGCTACCGCTAAAAAGAAATCCAAGGATATGAAAAAAATAATCATGGAGAACGGCCTGTACATTGTGCTGTTTGTCTTGATCATGATCGTGATTATTCAGGAACCAAGTTTTCTCAGCATACGAAATTTTAAGAACATTCTGACTCAGTCGTCTGTGCGTGTTATTATTGCGCTGGGTGTCGCTGGGCTGATTGTTACGCAGGGTACGGATCTGTCCGCCGGCCGTCAGGTCGGGATGGCGGCCGTTGTCTCGGCTACATTGCTGCAGTCCGTTGATAATGTGAACAAGGTATTTCCCAATCTTGGTGAGGTACCGGTGTTTGTAGTTATTCTCATTGTGATGGCTATTGGCGCGATTTATGGATTGGTCAACGGTATTATCATTGCCAAGTTCAATGTGACGCCATTTATTGCGACATTGGGTACCATGATTATTATCTATGGTATTAATTCGTTGTACTATGACTTTGTCGGTGCCTCACCGATTGGTGGATTCGATGAACGTTTCTCAAATTTCGCTCAGGGAGCGGTTCATCTGGGTTCCTTTGAAATTCCTTATCTGATTATCTACGCCTTCATATCCATTGTGATTGTCTGGATTCTCTGGAACAAAACAACGTACGGTAAAAATTTGTTTGCGGTCGGTGGCAATCCAGAAGCGGCGAAGGTTTCCGGCGTGAATGTAATGAGAAATCTGCTGATTGTTTATACCCTGTCCGGTGTATTTTATGCCTTCGGTGGTTTTTTGGAAGCAGCCCGCGTGGGTAGCGCAACGAATAATCTCGGGTTCATGTATGAATTGGATGCTATCGCCGCCTGTGTAGTGGGTGGTGTATCGTTCAGTGGTGGCGTGGGAACGGTTCCCGGTGTTGTTACTGGTGTGATTATTTTCACCGTGATCAACTATGGATTGACCTACATCGGCGTGAGCCCCTATTGGCAGTTTATCATCAAAGGTTTGATTATTATTATTGCTGTGGCACTGGATACGTTGAAATATCTCAAGAAAAAATAG
- the mglA gene encoding galactose/methyl galactoside ABC transporter ATP-binding protein MglA, with product MAKHTAEHITTKFLLEMRNITKEFPGVKALDDVTLRVREHSVHALMGENGAGKSTLMKCLFGIYKKDDGNIFLDGEEIDFISSKEALDNGVSMVHQELNQVLPRTVTDNIWLGRYPKKGLFVDEAKMYRETKKIFDELDIDVDPKVKVQDLSVSEMQMVEIAKAVSYNSKIIVMDEPTSSLTEKEVTHLFKIIRKLRERGCGIIYISHKMEEITAISDEVTVMRDGQWVGTEFVKDITTDKIINMMVGRDLTHRFPPKDNMPHEVILKVEGLTATYQPSIQDISFELRKGEILGVAGLVGAKRTDIVEMLFGIRHKACGKVILHGKELDIKSSHDAIRNGFALVTEERRSTGIFSMLDIQFNSIIANKEKYVGKIGLMSDKAMVKDTKWVIDSMSVKTPSQKTNIGSLSGGNQQKVIVGRWLLTEPEILLLDEPTRGIDVGAKYEIYQLMIDLAKKDKGIIMVSSEMPELIGITDRILVMSNGRVAGIVNTKETNQEEILRLTAKYL from the coding sequence ATGGCAAAACATACGGCGGAGCATATAACGACTAAGTTTTTGCTCGAAATGCGGAATATCACAAAGGAATTTCCCGGTGTGAAGGCATTGGATGATGTAACTCTGAGGGTCAGAGAGCATAGTGTTCATGCGCTCATGGGAGAAAACGGCGCAGGTAAATCTACGCTGATGAAGTGTTTGTTTGGGATTTATAAGAAAGATGACGGAAATATTTTTTTAGATGGGGAGGAGATTGACTTCATCTCATCAAAGGAAGCTCTGGACAATGGTGTGTCTATGGTGCATCAGGAATTGAATCAGGTGCTCCCTCGAACGGTTACGGATAATATTTGGCTGGGTCGATATCCCAAAAAAGGTCTTTTTGTTGATGAAGCAAAAATGTATCGGGAAACAAAGAAGATTTTTGACGAGCTGGATATTGATGTAGACCCGAAAGTTAAAGTGCAAGACCTGTCTGTGTCGGAAATGCAGATGGTGGAAATTGCAAAAGCAGTCTCCTATAATTCAAAAATTATTGTGATGGATGAACCAACTTCATCACTTACTGAAAAAGAAGTAACCCATTTATTTAAGATTATCCGTAAGTTGCGTGAGCGCGGTTGCGGTATTATCTATATCTCCCATAAAATGGAAGAAATCACAGCGATCTCCGATGAAGTGACCGTTATGCGTGATGGTCAATGGGTCGGCACGGAGTTTGTAAAAGATATTACGACGGATAAGATCATTAATATGATGGTAGGACGCGATTTAACACATCGGTTTCCGCCCAAGGATAACATGCCTCATGAAGTGATTTTAAAAGTTGAAGGACTTACCGCTACGTATCAGCCATCTATTCAGGATATTTCCTTTGAATTAAGAAAAGGGGAGATTTTGGGTGTTGCCGGACTGGTTGGAGCCAAGAGGACGGATATTGTGGAAATGCTTTTTGGCATTCGGCATAAAGCCTGCGGTAAGGTGATCCTGCATGGAAAAGAATTGGATATAAAGAGTTCCCATGATGCCATTCGTAATGGGTTCGCTTTGGTGACCGAAGAACGCCGTTCGACAGGTATTTTTTCCATGCTGGATATTCAGTTTAACTCCATTATTGCCAACAAAGAAAAATATGTGGGTAAAATTGGCTTAATGAGTGATAAGGCCATGGTGAAGGATACCAAGTGGGTTATTGACAGCATGAGTGTGAAAACACCCAGCCAAAAAACCAATATCGGTAGTCTATCAGGTGGAAATCAGCAGAAAGTGATTGTCGGTCGCTGGTTGTTAACCGAACCGGAAATTTTGCTGCTGGACGAACCAACGCGCGGTATTGACGTCGGAGCGAAGTATGAAATTTATCAGTTGATGATCGATTTGGCAAAGAAGGACAAAGGGATTATTATGGTCTCTTCAGAAATGCCGGAGTTGATCGGAATAACAGATCGAATTCTGGTTATGAGTAACGGCCGCGTTGCCGGTATTGTGAATACCAAAGAGACCAATCAGGAAGAGATTTTACGCTTAACGGCTAAATATTTGTAA
- the mglB gene encoding galactose/glucose ABC transporter substrate-binding protein MglB — protein MNKLVTLSLLSALTASVAYGGLFDMLKKKDDKTVIGVAIYKYDDNFMSFVRKQIVQAGEDAGNVELLMNDSQNDQSKQIDQVDVMLSKGVDALAINLVDPAAAPTIIKKAKDENIPIVFFNKEPSKEALMSYDMCYYVGTDSKESGIIQGELMAKHWGANPVWDLNKDGSIQYVYIKGEPGHPDAEARYTYSIKTLNDKGIETEEMHMDTGMWDAAMAKDKLEAWLSGPNRDKIEMVICGNDGMALGSVEALKANGKSNLPVFGVDALPEALSLIEKGEMQGTVLNDAVNQANATFDLANNLAKGQDALEGTEWVLDEKAVRVPYVGVDKDNQHLCIK, from the coding sequence ATGAATAAATTAGTTACCTTGTCGTTGCTTAGTGCATTAACAGCGTCCGTCGCTTACGGTGGTCTGTTTGATATGCTGAAGAAAAAAGACGACAAAACTGTGATTGGTGTCGCGATCTACAAATATGATGACAACTTTATGTCATTTGTCCGTAAACAGATTGTACAGGCAGGCGAAGATGCGGGTAATGTAGAATTACTGATGAATGATTCACAGAATGACCAGTCAAAGCAGATTGACCAGGTAGATGTGATGTTGTCCAAGGGTGTGGATGCGCTGGCCATCAACCTGGTTGACCCTGCTGCAGCACCAACGATTATCAAAAAAGCTAAAGACGAAAATATTCCGATTGTTTTCTTCAACAAAGAGCCGTCAAAAGAGGCTCTGATGAGCTATGACATGTGCTACTATGTGGGAACAGATTCGAAAGAATCCGGTATCATTCAGGGCGAACTGATGGCCAAACATTGGGGTGCTAATCCTGTATGGGATCTGAATAAAGATGGTAGCATTCAGTATGTGTACATCAAAGGTGAACCAGGACATCCTGACGCAGAAGCTCGTTATACCTACTCGATCAAAACCTTGAATGACAAAGGTATTGAAACAGAAGAAATGCACATGGATACAGGTATGTGGGATGCGGCCATGGCAAAAGACAAATTGGAAGCTTGGCTGTCCGGTCCTAACAGAGATAAAATCGAAATGGTTATCTGCGGAAACGACGGCATGGCTCTTGGTTCTGTAGAAGCACTGAAAGCCAATGGCAAAAGCAATCTGCCTGTATTTGGTGTAGATGCTTTACCTGAAGCTCTTTCTCTGATTGAAAAAGGCGAAATGCAAGGTACCGTGCTGAATGACGCGGTCAATCAGGCCAATGCCACCTTCGATCTGGCTAATAACCTCGCCAAAGGCCAGGACGCGCTGGAAGGCACCGAATGGGTGCTGGACGAAAAAGCAGTTCGCGTACCTTACGTTGGTGTTGACAAAGACAATCAGCACCTTTGCATTAAATGA
- a CDS encoding ISAs1 family transposase, whose product MKNRYRNNWKKYPDAAELARVKVRLITEEERDEWNKLVDKHHYLNSRLVGPQLRYVAELDGKWIALMSIGQASIHLEDRDKKIGWTDTQRGRRLKFIGQNNRLVVLADTDRYPNLISRVMKLMTKRVSNDWQKHHGNPLFGLETFVDREYFQGTCYKASGWTALGQTKGFGRVRKDYYEEHKRPKEIYFKELSRAKIKLLSRNKLPEHLQCFETNYRICDVAAPDIRSLFDQFTKIRDPRNVNGRRYSLQTMLTIIALATLSGMKGTRAIASFAFYLTPNQKRILRCPKYKGEYRAPGETCIRNFLYSVSPEEVETVLAQWMELKDPAQRPNIAIDGKTVKGTARRDKDGKKIDQLHLVMLATHDGRMIMQEAVDKKENEISAASKLISRMPPLNGAVITGDAMNTQQKLSQQIVGKKGGTISGG is encoded by the coding sequence ATGAAAAACAGATATCGCAACAACTGGAAAAAATACCCTGATGCCGCAGAACTGGCTCGAGTAAAAGTACGCCTGATAACTGAGGAAGAACGGGACGAGTGGAATAAACTTGTCGACAAACATCATTACCTGAATAGTCGATTAGTCGGACCACAGCTTCGATATGTTGCAGAGCTTGACGGAAAATGGATCGCTTTAATGAGCATCGGTCAGGCCTCGATACATTTGGAAGACCGCGACAAAAAAATTGGATGGACCGATACACAACGTGGACGGCGTTTGAAATTCATTGGGCAAAACAACCGATTGGTCGTGCTTGCGGATACAGACCGCTACCCCAACCTCATTTCACGGGTTATGAAACTTATGACGAAACGAGTCAGTAATGATTGGCAGAAACACCACGGAAATCCATTGTTTGGCTTGGAAACATTTGTAGATCGGGAGTACTTCCAGGGCACATGCTACAAGGCCTCTGGCTGGACTGCGCTGGGACAAACAAAGGGTTTCGGACGGGTCAGAAAAGATTATTACGAAGAACACAAGCGACCAAAAGAAATCTATTTCAAAGAGCTCAGCCGCGCAAAAATAAAACTATTATCCCGCAATAAGTTGCCGGAGCACTTACAGTGTTTTGAAACAAATTACCGGATTTGCGATGTTGCAGCACCCGACATACGCAGTCTGTTCGATCAATTTACAAAGATTCGTGATCCTCGGAATGTAAACGGACGGCGGTATTCTCTGCAAACAATGCTTACGATTATAGCGCTTGCGACTCTCAGCGGCATGAAGGGAACCAGAGCTATTGCTTCTTTTGCCTTCTATTTGACACCAAATCAAAAAAGAATTCTCCGCTGTCCAAAATACAAGGGGGAATATCGGGCTCCGGGGGAAACCTGTATACGAAACTTCTTATATTCAGTTTCTCCTGAAGAGGTTGAGACCGTGCTAGCCCAATGGATGGAATTGAAAGATCCTGCGCAACGGCCAAACATCGCCATTGATGGTAAAACAGTAAAAGGTACGGCCCGTCGAGACAAAGACGGCAAGAAAATTGACCAACTGCATTTGGTCATGCTCGCAACACACGATGGACGAATGATTATGCAGGAGGCCGTGGACAAAAAGGAAAATGAAATTAGCGCGGCCAGTAAATTAATCAGTCGAATGCCACCCCTAAACGGGGCTGTTATAACCGGAGACGCCATGAATACTCAGCAGAAATTATCCCAACAAATTGTTGGAAAAAAAGGGGGCACTATCTCTGGTGGCTAA
- a CDS encoding ISAs1 family transposase produces MNQSNATPKRGCYNRRRHEYSAEIIPTNCWKKRGHYLWWLKENQPMVREKAEQLLRMIIMGPPQFETTECNGDRIETHQIWCVTTDAETVHFSHAKQVFAIRRIVEPKGKTAKASDTTSYGITSLPFYGSDKQNAQSILSIRRRHWSIESKSHNSRDKTYQEDSCQVRNHNAARVLVAFRQLAIFLCANKAHNPREVRGFFVPEFNRFCSFMRDDALKWLTKASSLSF; encoded by the coding sequence ATTAATCAGTCGAATGCCACCCCTAAACGGGGCTGTTATAACCGGAGACGCCATGAATACTCAGCAGAAATTATCCCAACAAATTGTTGGAAAAAAAGGGGGCACTATCTCTGGTGGCTAAAAGAGAACCAGCCGATGGTTCGAGAAAAAGCGGAGCAGCTCCTCCGTATGATCATTATGGGTCCACCGCAATTTGAAACGACCGAATGTAATGGGGATCGCATCGAAACCCATCAAATTTGGTGCGTGACGACCGACGCCGAAACCGTCCACTTCTCTCATGCGAAACAAGTCTTTGCCATACGCAGAATTGTTGAGCCCAAAGGTAAAACAGCCAAAGCGTCAGACACCACATCGTATGGTATTACATCCCTTCCATTTTATGGATCGGACAAACAGAATGCCCAGTCCATATTATCCATCCGCCGCAGGCATTGGAGCATTGAAAGCAAATCGCATAATTCTAGAGACAAAACCTATCAAGAAGACTCGTGCCAGGTACGTAATCATAATGCAGCCCGTGTCCTTGTCGCCTTCAGGCAACTTGCCATTTTTCTCTGTGCCAACAAAGCCCATAATCCGCGCGAAGTCAGGGGCTTCTTTGTTCCGGAATTCAATCGATTTTGTTCATTTATGCGCGATGACGCTCTGAAGTGGTTGACGAAAGCCAGTTCGCTTTCTTTCTGA
- a CDS encoding rubrerythrin family protein: MSRTSENLAAAFAGESQARNKYTYFAQVARQEGYDYIAKIFEETAENEKQHAMDHFKMLGGIGNTVENLKAAAAGEDYETVTMYPEFAAAAEAEGNKEAAQLFRAIAKVEEKHRERYLRLLALVENGAVFSREEPIKWKCSVCGHIHEGKTAPKICACCKNTQHVFEPAAMDL, from the coding sequence ATGAGCAGAACATCGGAAAATTTGGCAGCAGCCTTTGCTGGAGAATCACAGGCACGAAATAAATACACTTATTTTGCACAGGTTGCACGGCAGGAAGGCTATGATTACATCGCCAAGATTTTTGAAGAAACGGCAGAGAATGAAAAACAGCATGCCATGGATCATTTTAAAATGCTTGGCGGTATTGGGAATACCGTGGAAAATCTGAAAGCCGCCGCCGCCGGAGAAGATTATGAAACGGTGACGATGTATCCGGAATTTGCAGCCGCTGCAGAGGCGGAAGGCAATAAAGAGGCGGCTCAGCTGTTCCGGGCTATTGCTAAGGTGGAAGAAAAGCACAGAGAGCGGTACCTGCGTTTGTTGGCGTTGGTAGAGAATGGTGCAGTCTTTAGTCGTGAAGAACCCATCAAGTGGAAGTGCTCGGTTTGCGGTCATATTCATGAAGGCAAGACGGCTCCGAAAATCTGTGCCTGTTGTAAAAATACGCAACATGTCTTTGAACCTGCCGCCATGGATTTGTAA
- a CDS encoding transcriptional repressor, giving the protein MTNERTADLVRSPFKKAGLKTTPQRMAVWDFLCGTTVHPTADMVFKALRPAYPGLSFDTVNRTLITFAEKGLVNILPGDGDPRRYDADMSDHHHFRCIGCGKVFDTFDERLNDVVAPLDLQDFTILSRSVMFRGYCPACTANSE; this is encoded by the coding sequence ATGACAAATGAAAGAACTGCAGATTTGGTGAGAAGCCCTTTTAAGAAGGCGGGTTTAAAAACGACGCCTCAGAGAATGGCTGTTTGGGATTTTCTTTGCGGGACAACTGTGCATCCCACCGCCGATATGGTTTTTAAGGCTCTGCGTCCCGCATACCCGGGACTCTCGTTTGATACCGTCAACAGAACCCTTATCACGTTTGCAGAGAAGGGGCTGGTGAATATATTGCCCGGTGATGGCGACCCTCGTCGATACGATGCTGATATGTCTGATCATCATCATTTCCGCTGTATCGGTTGCGGAAAGGTTTTTGACACATTTGATGAGCGTTTGAATGACGTGGTCGCTCCCCTTGATCTACAGGATTTTACCATTCTATCACGCAGTGTCATGTTTAGAGGCTATTGCCCTGCATGCACTGCAAACAGCGAATAA